In one Agathobacter rectalis ATCC 33656 genomic region, the following are encoded:
- a CDS encoding SPFH domain-containing protein, with protein MGIIKAVKQAIGGGFADTWQEVIEPDNIGDQTVYARGVLVNRGQNKKGSDDIVSNGSIIHVYDNQFMILVDGGKIVDYTAEPGYYKVSNSSMPSLFNGQFGDSLKETFDRVRFGGQTPQSQKVYYINLQEIKGIKFGTRNPINYYDTFYNAELFLRAHGTYSIKIVNPLQFYAEAIPKNMDHVEITDINEQYLSEFLEALQSAINQMSADGTRISFVTSKASELGRYMAKCLDESWNQMRGMEVQSVGIASLSYDEKSQELINTRNEGAMLSDPSIAQGYMVKNMSEGVKNAGSNSGGAMQGFMGVGMGMSTMGNMMNGFTQMAQNNRSAGMNAPGNGAAGMAAGVASGATQQEDASGWTCECGQKNTGKFCSNCGKPMPQEITEWTCECGQKNTGKFCTNCGKPLPVNTEWTCECGQKNTGKFCSNCGKPRA; from the coding sequence ATGGGAATTATTAAGGCAGTAAAACAGGCAATTGGAGGCGGCTTTGCAGATACATGGCAGGAGGTTATTGAGCCGGATAATATAGGCGACCAGACAGTCTATGCCAGGGGTGTGCTGGTAAACAGGGGGCAGAATAAAAAAGGCTCTGACGATATTGTTTCAAACGGCTCTATCATTCATGTATATGACAATCAGTTTATGATACTTGTTGATGGTGGCAAGATTGTGGATTACACAGCTGAACCGGGCTACTACAAGGTGAGCAATTCATCTATGCCGTCACTTTTCAACGGACAGTTTGGGGATTCTTTAAAGGAAACCTTTGACCGTGTGAGATTTGGTGGACAGACACCACAGTCACAGAAGGTTTATTATATCAACCTTCAGGAAATCAAGGGAATCAAGTTTGGTACGAGAAATCCTATAAACTACTATGATACATTTTATAATGCGGAGCTTTTCCTTCGTGCCCATGGTACATATTCCATCAAAATTGTGAATCCGCTTCAGTTTTATGCAGAGGCTATTCCAAAGAATATGGATCATGTGGAGATTACTGATATCAATGAGCAGTATCTGTCAGAGTTTTTAGAGGCATTACAGTCTGCCATCAACCAGATGTCAGCGGATGGTACAAGAATTTCATTCGTCACAAGCAAGGCATCTGAGCTTGGAAGATATATGGCCAAGTGTCTTGATGAAAGCTGGAATCAGATGCGTGGTATGGAGGTACAAAGTGTTGGTATCGCCAGCCTTTCATATGATGAGAAGTCTCAGGAGCTCATTAACACAAGAAACGAGGGCGCAATGCTCTCAGATCCATCTATTGCACAGGGGTATATGGTCAAAAATATGTCAGAGGGTGTCAAGAATGCAGGCAGCAACAGTGGTGGAGCTATGCAGGGCTTCATGGGTGTCGGCATGGGAATGAGCACCATGGGTAATATGATGAATGGTTTTACACAGATGGCACAAAATAACAGGTCAGCCGGAATGAATGCGCCGGGAAATGGTGCAGCAGGTATGGCAGCAGGAGTGGCTTCAGGTGCCACACAGCAGGAGGATGCGTCAGGCTGGACATGTGAGTGCGGACAGAAAAACACAGGTAAATTCTGCAGTAATTGCGGCAAGCCTATGCCACAGGAGATTACAGAGTGGACATGTGAGTGTGGACAGAAAAATACAGGTAAATTCTGCACAAACTGTGGCAAGCCATTACCTGTAAACACAGAGTGGACATGTGAGTGTGGACAAAAAAATACAGGTAAATTCTGCAGTAATTGTGGAAAACCAAGAGCATAA
- a CDS encoding ACT domain-containing protein translates to MAEKSNYFVLRAKAVPEVLLKVVEAKRLLDSGKLESVQEATDAVGISRSSFYKYKDDIFPFYEGRKGKTVNLVIQMDDEQGILSVVLKSVADAKANILTIHQSVPVNGIASLTLSVDVFPESDDVDDMAKQIESLKGIHYVKILARE, encoded by the coding sequence ATGGCGGAGAAATCAAACTACTTCGTTTTACGGGCAAAGGCTGTACCGGAGGTGCTGCTTAAAGTAGTTGAGGCAAAGAGACTGCTGGATTCGGGCAAGCTTGAATCTGTGCAGGAGGCAACAGATGCTGTTGGCATAAGTAGAAGCTCATTTTACAAATATAAGGATGATATTTTTCCTTTTTATGAGGGACGTAAAGGAAAGACAGTGAATCTTGTAATTCAGATGGATGACGAGCAGGGCATACTTTCCGTTGTGCTTAAGTCGGTAGCCGATGCGAAAGCAAATATTCTTACCATACACCAAAGTGTACCGGTAAATGGCATTGCGTCACTCACGTTATCTGTGGATGTATTTCCCGAGTCGGATGATGTGGATGATATGGCAAAGCAGATTGAGTCCTTAAAGGGCATACATTACGTAAAAATTTTAGCCAGGGAGTAA
- a CDS encoding homoserine dehydrogenase, with translation MKIAVMGYGTIGSGVVEVLEINKEKIAKRAGEPIEVKYVLDLREFPGTPIENKIVHDYKVIAEDPEIGIVVETMGGVEPAFTFVKAMLEAGKQVATSNKNLVAAKGAELIKVARDHGVNFQFEASVGGGIPIIRPLNKCLTADEIEEITGILNGTTNYMLTKMTEEGADFDEVLKDAQDKGYAEKDPTADIEGYDPCRKIAILTSLVAGQQVDFEDIHCEGITKITPEDIKYAKAMHRAIKLLASSRKVGDSYTCLVAPYMIDDTHPLSGVNGVFNGVFLRGNVLGDAMFYGSGAGKLPTASAVVADVVDMTKHQNTNIYIDWKPEKLTLVSYDDSVNSFFVRTDSPKSEVEAVFGHVDYIEDVVDGEYAFTTGDMTEKDFADKASKINVINRIRL, from the coding sequence ATGAAGATTGCAGTTATGGGTTACGGCACAATTGGATCAGGTGTCGTAGAAGTATTAGAAATCAACAAAGAAAAAATCGCAAAGAGAGCAGGAGAGCCAATCGAGGTCAAGTATGTGCTTGATTTAAGAGAGTTCCCGGGTACACCTATTGAGAACAAAATAGTTCATGATTATAAGGTTATTGCAGAGGACCCTGAAATCGGTATAGTTGTAGAGACAATGGGAGGCGTTGAGCCTGCATTTACATTCGTAAAGGCAATGCTTGAGGCAGGAAAACAGGTAGCAACATCAAACAAGAACCTTGTTGCTGCAAAGGGTGCTGAGCTCATCAAGGTTGCCAGGGATCATGGAGTGAACTTCCAGTTTGAGGCCAGTGTCGGTGGTGGAATCCCTATTATCAGACCTCTCAACAAGTGTCTCACAGCAGACGAGATTGAGGAAATCACAGGTATCTTAAACGGAACAACCAACTACATGCTTACAAAGATGACAGAGGAAGGTGCAGACTTTGATGAGGTATTAAAGGATGCTCAGGATAAGGGCTATGCAGAGAAGGATCCTACAGCCGACATAGAGGGATATGATCCATGCAGAAAGATAGCCATTCTCACATCGCTTGTTGCAGGACAGCAGGTGGATTTCGAGGATATCCACTGTGAGGGTATCACAAAGATTACACCTGAGGATATTAAGTATGCAAAGGCAATGCACCGTGCAATCAAGCTTCTTGCTTCAAGCCGCAAGGTGGGTGACAGCTATACCTGTCTCGTTGCACCATATATGATAGATGACACACATCCGCTCTCAGGAGTAAATGGAGTGTTCAACGGCGTATTTTTACGCGGAAATGTGCTCGGAGATGCTATGTTCTACGGCAGTGGAGCAGGAAAGCTTCCAACAGCAAGTGCTGTAGTGGCAGATGTTGTTGATATGACAAAGCATCAGAACACAAATATTTATATCGACTGGAAGCCTGAGAAGCTCACACTTGTAAGCTATGATGACAGTGTAAACAGCTTCTTTGTGAGAACTGACTCACCAAAGAGCGAGGTTGAGGCTGTATTCGGACATGTAGACTACATTGAGGATGTGGTTGACGGCGAGTATGCATTCACAACAGGCGACATGACAGAGAAGGATTTTGCCGACAAGGCATCAAAGATAAACGTTATCAACAGAATCAGATTATAA
- a CDS encoding flagellar hook-basal body protein produces the protein MVKGLYTAHTGMVNEMKRMDVLANNLANSDTYGFKKEGTTSHSFKNELAIKIKDTSNYGLHKNLGSMTYGVHLGETYTDWDEGSFKVTDNPTDLAIGGKGFFAVAFTDKSGQTSVKYTRDGAFKVNADGYLVTADGDHVLNATGALSGDGGEANWVKVDPNEKFSVNSLGYITQNNQLVGTIGVVDVDNYDYIEKYGENLYNLTAGGNIIASDAEIEQGALETSNVNVVNEMVNMITIQRAYEAGQKVITSIDETLDKAVNNVGRV, from the coding sequence ATGGTAAAAGGCTTATACACCGCTCACACCGGTATGGTTAATGAGATGAAGCGCATGGATGTTCTTGCGAACAACCTGGCCAATTCCGATACCTATGGATTTAAAAAAGAGGGAACCACCTCGCATTCATTTAAAAATGAACTTGCTATAAAGATAAAGGATACATCAAACTACGGACTGCACAAAAATCTGGGCAGCATGACATACGGAGTGCATCTCGGTGAGACATATACCGACTGGGATGAGGGCAGCTTTAAGGTGACTGACAATCCTACAGACTTGGCTATCGGTGGAAAAGGCTTTTTTGCCGTTGCATTTACTGACAAATCAGGCCAAACAAGTGTAAAGTATACCAGAGACGGTGCTTTCAAGGTCAATGCTGACGGTTATCTGGTCACAGCAGACGGAGACCATGTGCTCAATGCGACAGGTGCATTGAGTGGAGATGGCGGTGAGGCAAACTGGGTAAAGGTAGACCCGAATGAGAAGTTTTCGGTAAACTCACTTGGATATATCACACAGAACAATCAGTTAGTTGGCACAATAGGCGTTGTCGATGTGGATAATTATGACTATATTGAAAAATATGGTGAAAATCTCTACAATCTGACGGCCGGGGGTAATATTATAGCTTCCGATGCCGAAATAGAACAGGGAGCCTTAGAAACTTCAAATGTCAATGTGGTCAATGAGATGGTCAATATGATTACGATACAGCGTGCATATGAAGCCGGACAGAAGGTTATTACATCTATTGATGAGACATTAGACAAGGCTGTCAACAATGTAGGAAGAGTATAA
- a CDS encoding flagellar hook-basal body protein: MMRALYTAATGMRAEQTNVDTIANNLSNVNTTGFKGQRTEFKSLLYQTIQTRSTSGNGDAKPVGAQVGLGTRVAATTSTYTQGPLNSTERPTDFALEGDGFFAVRGTDNQTYYTRNGAFTWSQYGNGQTILTDSQGNPVMDTNGNIIAVPAGVSAEKMSFGEDGAVGYMTAQGNYINLNQRIAVYQFNNPSGLEKQSGSLLAATANSGNPMLEIANPALKSSKVVTGYLEGSNVQVADEMVNLIVAQRAYELNSKAITTADSMLETANNLRR, translated from the coding sequence ATGATGAGGGCACTTTACACAGCCGCAACAGGTATGCGTGCTGAGCAGACAAATGTAGATACAATTGCAAACAATCTTTCCAATGTCAATACGACAGGCTTTAAGGGTCAGAGGACAGAGTTTAAGTCTCTTTTATATCAGACGATACAGACCCGTTCTACATCCGGAAATGGTGATGCAAAGCCGGTAGGAGCGCAGGTGGGGCTTGGTACCCGTGTGGCTGCAACCACATCCACTTATACTCAGGGTCCGCTCAATTCTACGGAGAGGCCTACTGATTTTGCTTTGGAGGGCGATGGCTTTTTTGCAGTGAGAGGTACTGACAATCAGACCTATTACACGAGAAACGGTGCCTTCACATGGAGCCAGTATGGAAACGGACAGACTATACTTACTGATTCACAGGGCAATCCTGTCATGGATACAAACGGTAATATTATAGCTGTGCCGGCAGGTGTGTCTGCTGAGAAGATGAGCTTTGGAGAGGATGGTGCGGTAGGTTATATGACTGCACAGGGCAATTATATTAATCTGAATCAGCGAATTGCTGTGTATCAGTTCAATAATCCGTCAGGTCTTGAAAAACAGTCAGGGAGCCTGCTTGCAGCAACAGCCAATTCGGGCAATCCGATGCTTGAAATTGCAAACCCTGCTCTGAAAAGCAGCAAGGTTGTGACAGGATATCTTGAGGGCTCAAATGTACAGGTAGCTGACGAGATGGTTAATCTCATTGTGGCACAGCGTGCCTACGAGCTCAATTCAAAGGCCATCACAACAGCTGATTCGATGCTTGAGACAGCAAATAATTTGAGGAGATAG
- a CDS encoding ATP-dependent RecD-like DNA helicase — translation METETVTGYVDHIIYRNAENGYTVLVLVVNEEELTCVGTFSDIAEGENIEAHGEYTEHATYGRQFKVVSFEEKEPEDEMAIERYLGSGAIHGIGLALAARIVRRFKKDTFRIIEEEPERLAEVKGISQRKAMEIADQVNAKRDLREAMIFLQQYGINMNLAVKIYNKYGGEIYSVLKENPYRMADDIDGVGFKTADEIAARVGIKTDSDFRIKSGIQYVLQQAAMDGHTYLPMEELTRRAVYLLGVESSQVEAHYMNLAMDRKIVMQLKDDITQIYANTFYYMEANTAAMLKQLDVTYDVPDIEIEAAIRNIEKKTEMELDEHQVEAVKEAVRNGLLVITGGPGTGKTTTINTIIKYFELEGMDIFLAAPTGRAAKRMSETTGYEARTIHRMLELNGGMDTGSAAGFERNERNPLETDVIIIDEMSMVDISLMYSLLKAVVAGTRLILVGDVNQLPSVGPGSVLKDIIDSGAFHTVKLTKIFRQASTSDIIVNAHKINNGEEVSLDNKSMDFFFLKRYDADKIINVTLQLIKQKLPKFINATEYDIQVLTPMRKGLLGVERLNGILQAYMNPADKSKREKEYRGTIFREGDKVMQIKNNYQIEWEIRTKFGLCVDKGMGIFNGDTGIIEEINDFAETMTISFDEGRKVEYPFKLLEELELAYAVTIHKSQGSEYPAVVIPLLSGPRMLMNRNLLYTAVTRAKKCVTIVGDEQTFYEMIQNNSQQRRYSGLRDRIVEETI, via the coding sequence TTGGAAACCGAAACAGTCACAGGATACGTTGATCATATAATATACAGAAATGCAGAAAACGGGTATACAGTACTTGTTCTTGTAGTGAACGAGGAGGAGCTCACATGTGTGGGCACTTTTTCGGACATTGCTGAGGGGGAAAATATAGAGGCTCACGGTGAGTATACAGAGCATGCCACATATGGCAGACAGTTTAAGGTAGTAAGCTTTGAAGAGAAGGAGCCAGAGGATGAGATGGCTATTGAGAGGTATCTGGGCTCAGGAGCCATACATGGTATAGGACTTGCACTCGCAGCACGTATTGTCAGGCGATTCAAGAAGGATACCTTCCGCATCATAGAGGAAGAGCCGGAGAGGCTTGCTGAGGTAAAGGGCATCAGCCAGAGAAAGGCTATGGAGATTGCGGACCAGGTCAATGCAAAAAGAGACTTAAGGGAAGCCATGATTTTTTTGCAGCAGTACGGCATCAATATGAATCTGGCTGTGAAGATATATAATAAGTATGGCGGAGAGATATACAGCGTGCTCAAGGAAAATCCGTACCGCATGGCGGATGATATCGACGGAGTTGGTTTTAAAACTGCAGATGAGATAGCGGCGCGGGTTGGCATCAAGACTGATTCTGATTTTAGAATAAAAAGCGGTATACAGTATGTTTTGCAGCAGGCTGCCATGGACGGACACACATATCTGCCGATGGAGGAACTTACGAGGCGTGCTGTATATCTGCTCGGAGTGGAAAGCTCGCAGGTTGAGGCACATTACATGAATCTGGCCATGGACAGGAAGATTGTCATGCAGCTAAAGGATGATATAACCCAGATTTATGCTAACACCTTTTATTATATGGAGGCAAACACGGCAGCCATGCTAAAGCAGCTTGATGTGACGTATGATGTGCCGGATATCGAGATAGAGGCTGCAATCAGAAATATAGAGAAAAAGACAGAGATGGAGCTCGATGAGCACCAGGTAGAGGCGGTGAAGGAAGCAGTCAGAAATGGCCTTTTAGTCATTACCGGAGGACCCGGAACAGGAAAAACCACCACCATCAATACTATTATCAAGTATTTTGAGCTGGAGGGCATGGATATTTTTCTGGCTGCACCGACAGGCCGTGCGGCAAAACGCATGAGTGAGACAACAGGCTACGAGGCACGCACAATCCACCGTATGCTTGAGTTAAACGGCGGCATGGACACAGGAAGCGCAGCTGGCTTTGAGAGAAATGAAAGGAATCCGCTCGAGACGGATGTAATCATCATAGATGAGATGTCGATGGTTGATATATCACTCATGTACTCATTGCTAAAGGCGGTTGTGGCAGGTACGAGACTCATACTTGTAGGAGATGTGAACCAGCTTCCGAGCGTGGGACCGGGCAGCGTGCTAAAGGATATTATTGATTCAGGTGCATTCCACACGGTAAAGCTTACAAAGATTTTTCGTCAGGCGAGCACGAGCGATATTATAGTAAACGCCCACAAGATAAATAATGGAGAAGAGGTATCGTTAGATAATAAGAGCATGGATTTCTTTTTTCTAAAGAGATATGATGCCGACAAGATAATAAATGTTACATTACAGCTAATAAAGCAGAAGCTTCCTAAGTTTATAAATGCTACAGAGTATGATATACAGGTGCTTACGCCTATGAGAAAGGGGCTTCTCGGAGTGGAACGTCTAAACGGTATATTGCAGGCGTATATGAATCCGGCAGACAAGAGCAAGCGCGAAAAAGAATACAGGGGCACGATTTTCCGCGAGGGCGACAAGGTGATGCAGATAAAGAACAACTATCAGATAGAGTGGGAAATCAGGACAAAATTCGGACTTTGTGTGGATAAGGGCATGGGAATCTTCAATGGAGATACAGGTATCATTGAGGAAATCAATGATTTTGCCGAGACCATGACCATATCCTTTGACGAGGGCAGAAAGGTGGAGTATCCGTTTAAGCTTTTGGAGGAGCTTGAACTTGCATACGCGGTCACTATACACAAGTCGCAGGGAAGTGAGTATCCGGCGGTCGTTATACCTCTTTTGAGCGGTCCGAGAATGCTTATGAACAGAAATTTGCTCTATACGGCGGTTACAAGAGCAAAGAAATGTGTTACCATAGTGGGTGATGAACAGACATTTTATGAGATGATACAAAACAACTCACAGCAGAGACGCTATAGCGGGCTTAGAGACAGAATAGTGGAGGAGACTATCTGA
- a CDS encoding GNAT family N-acetyltransferase, translating into MKIRKLTNEEIKGACAFAVNIYNIAIRGCFRTLDCHRYFDEYMDADRLTDEERTGALVVFGAFDSNVLCGVCGMTNEGHITMLYVHPQYLRRGIGKKLLERVRIYARMQLKLMQVSVNAMPAYTAEYFMHVGFKSAYQGGFCNGQGDMYVPMTAKSIYQVEYTPRHIADKTFIAISVGFTCLVFVSGVIYAVCAGLTP; encoded by the coding sequence ATGAAAATAAGAAAACTTACAAATGAAGAGATAAAAGGGGCATGTGCCTTTGCGGTAAATATATACAATATCGCAATCAGAGGCTGCTTTCGGACACTGGACTGTCATCGATATTTTGATGAATATATGGATGCAGACAGGCTGACGGACGAGGAAAGGACCGGTGCTCTTGTAGTATTTGGTGCGTTTGATAGCAATGTGCTGTGCGGAGTGTGCGGCATGACAAACGAGGGGCATATCACCATGCTGTATGTACATCCGCAGTATTTAAGACGTGGAATTGGCAAAAAGCTTCTGGAGCGAGTCAGGATATATGCACGCATGCAGCTTAAGCTCATGCAGGTGTCTGTAAATGCAATGCCGGCATACACGGCAGAATACTTCATGCATGTGGGCTTTAAGAGTGCATATCAGGGAGGCTTTTGCAATGGACAAGGCGATATGTACGTTCCTATGACAGCAAAAAGCATATATCAGGTGGAGTATACACCGCGACATATAGCTGATAAGACTTTTATTGCAATTTCAGTTGGCTTCACATGTCTTGTATTTGTCTCAGGCGTGATATATGCGGTATGCGCTGGGCTTACTCCGTAA
- a CDS encoding carbamoyl phosphate synthase small subunit: MKAFLILEDGNVFTGTSIGSTREVISEIVFNTSMTGYLEVLTDPSYAGQAVVMTYPLIGNYGITPDMESERPWPDGYIVRELSRMPSNFRCEGTIQDFLEKNDIPGVAGIDTRALTKILREKGTMNGMITTNENYNLDEIIPKLKAYTTGNVVDKVTCTEKKVLKGQGKRVALMDFGAKNNIAKSLNERGCEVTIYPAHTTAEEILGDNPDGIMLSNGPGDPKECVDIIKEIKKLYDSNVPIFAICLGHQLMALATGADTHKMKYGHRGGNHPVKDLATGRVYISSQNHGYVVDTDKLDPNVAEPAFINVNDGTNEGLKYVNKNIFTVQFHPEACPGPQDSAYLFDRFINMMGGNQ; this comes from the coding sequence ATGAAAGCATTTTTAATTCTTGAAGATGGTAATGTATTTACCGGAACCAGCATTGGTTCAACAAGGGAAGTCATTAGTGAGATAGTATTTAACACATCAATGACAGGATATCTGGAGGTACTTACAGATCCTTCCTATGCAGGACAGGCTGTTGTAATGACTTATCCACTTATCGGAAATTATGGAATCACACCGGATATGGAGTCGGAAAGACCATGGCCGGATGGATATATAGTAAGAGAGCTGTCACGTATGCCAAGTAATTTCCGCTGCGAGGGTACTATACAGGATTTCCTTGAGAAAAACGATATTCCGGGAGTGGCCGGCATTGATACACGTGCGCTTACAAAGATTCTCAGGGAAAAGGGTACTATGAACGGAATGATTACCACAAATGAGAATTACAATCTCGATGAGATTATTCCAAAGCTCAAGGCATATACTACAGGCAATGTGGTTGACAAGGTCACATGCACTGAGAAAAAGGTTTTAAAGGGCCAAGGAAAGAGGGTTGCCCTCATGGATTTCGGTGCCAAAAACAACATCGCCAAATCACTCAATGAAAGAGGCTGTGAAGTTACAATTTACCCTGCACACACAACCGCTGAAGAGATACTTGGTGACAATCCTGACGGAATCATGCTCTCAAACGGACCTGGAGATCCAAAGGAGTGTGTAGATATTATAAAGGAAATAAAGAAGCTTTATGACAGCAATGTGCCGATTTTTGCAATCTGCCTCGGACATCAGCTCATGGCACTTGCAACAGGCGCAGATACACACAAGATGAAGTACGGACACAGAGGTGGAAACCATCCGGTTAAGGATCTTGCGACAGGCCGTGTTTATATTTCTTCCCAGAACCATGGATATGTGGTTGACACAGATAAGCTTGACCCTAATGTGGCTGAGCCTGCATTTATAAATGTCAACGACGGCACTAATGAGGGACTTAAGTATGTGAACAAGAATATCTTCACAGTTCAGTTCCATCCGGAGGCATGCCCTGGACCACAGGATTCAGCATATCTTTTTGACCGCTTTATTAACATGATGGGAGGTAACCAGTAA